The Garra rufa chromosome 20, GarRuf1.0, whole genome shotgun sequence genome contains the following window.
ctgttgatattatccaacattgatcattctaataataaatcagcatattagaatgatttctgaaggatcatgtgacacttaagactgatacaaattcagcttttcgtcacaggaataaattattttttaaaatatgttaaaataaaaaacattattttatattgtaaaaacattttgcaatactactgttttttttctgtatttttaatcaaataaatgcagcgttgatgagcataagagtcttctttaaagactatttcaagtcttcctgaccccaaacttttgaacagtagtgtatatttcaGAGAATTtaacaaaatttacaaaaatagAGTTTAATGACATGTAACACTGGGACTGcaaagttttattatttattttaacttgcaTAAGACATGCCATCTGCATACCTGTACAATCAAATACATTGTGTTGTTTTTGCATGTTTAGAAAAACAGAAagactaaaaaaataaacattttaagtatattattaAGTATTTACATCTATGAATAAAGTCTATTTTGATAAGTATAACAGATGATTTATGTTTTAAAGTTCACCATAGGCCTTTATATTTCATATGTTGAAATTATCAATTTAAATCTGAGTGGAAATCTTTGGAAAAAGAATCAAGAAACTTGAAAGACTCTAAACAGAGCAGGTTAAACCACAAACTTTAACCtcattttctgactttttttgtgtgtgtgtgtgtctgttttatgttttgggtccaaaagaaaaataaaagcaGTAATTTcaaaattaacttattttatcttcaaaCTGTTTAATAGGCCTCTCTGATGTTGTGTTTGAGTCTGTCTTTGTTGTGAAGGCATTACATCTATTCATACCTTTGAGTCACGTGCATAATTGAAACTCCACCCGAATATTGCAATTTGAGCTGCCTTCAATACGTCTAAACTTACTCATAATTGTCTGCCTTGTCCAGTTAGGCACTGacatctatttaaaaatatacacacacacacataaattccTTTGCAGCTTCCTCATAAGATACAATACTATTAGTGGTGACACACACAAATGCACTCTCTTTGTCATATTCTAGAAACCACCCTCAAGCTCGAACTATATAAGATGACAGAGCTGGCTTCAAAGGCACCATATACTCTTCAGGACAATTCTAGAATTTTTTGTATTCTTTTGCGTTCATCCATCTCTGCATCTTACCACCCACCATGTCAGGCATCCAAACCGGCTCAGAATCCTGCTCGTTCTCCTTCCCAGAGACCTCTGCAACCTGCACCAAACCCAGCTCCTTCAGCTTCCCTGAGACCTGCTCTGAGACCTGCACCAAACCCAGCTCTTTCAGCTTCCCCAAGACCTGCTCTGAGACCTGCACCAAACCCAGCTCTTTCAGCTTACCCAAGACCTGCTCTGAGACCTGCACCAAACCCAGCTCCTTCAGCTTCCCTGAGTCCTGCCCCAAGACCTGTCTGAAGACTTCCTCTGACACTTGCTTGATAAGCTACCCAGAGACCTGTTCCAAACCCAGCTCCTTCACCTGTCCTGAAACCTGCTCCAAACCCAGCTCCTTCACCTGTCCTGAAACCTGCTCCAAACCAAGCTCCTTCACCAGTCCTGAAACCTGCTCCAAACCAAGCTCCTTCACCTGTCCTGAAACCTGCTCCAAACCCAGCTCCTTCACCTGTCCTGAAACCTGCTCCAAACCCAGCTCCTTCACCTGTCCTGAAACCTGCTCCAAACCCTGCTCCTTGTCCAGCCCCAAGTCCTCTCTCTGCTCCATCTCCACAACTTCAAAGTTCATAATCGGTCCTCGTAGGTGTGGTTCAGTTACACCTAAAGCCTACAGTATCAGTGGTACTGGAAATAAGACCCGCATCTCTACCTGCTCCTATCGCGCGAATAATTGCTCCCCATGTCCACCACTCAGAATTGATGGAGGACACTGTGGAAGATTTGGCGCAAGAATCATGGCTGGAGGGTGTTATGGAAAGGATTATGACTACTTCCAGAAGAGCGAGAAGGCCACCATGCAAGACCTGAATGACCGTCTGGCATCCTATCTGGATAAGGTGCACTATTTGGAGGCTGCCAATGCTACTCTGGAGAAGCAGATCCGGGAGTACTATGAAAATAAGGGGCTGATCTGCCAGAGGGACTACAGCTGCTACTTCAAAACCATTGAATGCCTCCAGGAAAAGGTACAAACAGACAATTAATGGTGGCAATTTTTAACATAAATACTGATCTACATTTATAGTTTTCTTTGTCAATGCTCTTCATTGTAGATGAAAGATGCTACTGTCACCAACGGCAAAATCCTCCTGCAGATCGACAACTCTAAACTGGCTGCTGATGACTTTAAGATAAAGTGAGTTCTCTAAAGGCAATTTCACATCTAGTTTTTTGGAGCATTGTAAGTTGTTTTTATACAGTTGGGTTAACAACCTAAAATATTAAAACCTAAAACCTAAAATATTGTCTATTAATAGTGAGGtctaatttgaaaaaaaatatatatattaatttgttACAGACAAATTATGAATATGATTAATATTATGGAACAGTAGTCCATCAAAGTTAAGCACAGCTTCTAGCTGCAAATATATAAACGCAAATATATGGAAGCAAATGTACATAGATATATACCAGGGGAGTTTCCATCTCTTGAATGAGAAAAAGTGTAGTACAAAAATAACACAAGGTaaacattacaaaatataacattttctaaagaaacactgtATAAAACAGAGTCTGCCTCCTGAAGCGTGCAGTAAGTTTGGTGGTTAGTTATTAGGAACTAAAGGGgaaaagtcacgtgagaggatggctccatcgcgatatgatttatatgactggttatgttcggctgtgattggttcatgcagtaaatcctgcctcttgtgttcATGCACCTTCTGTATTCGTGAATCagactgaatgaacaatataatggatTTAATTGGAAGACTAATTAAAAAGCATAAGTGAGCAACTCACACACTTAAATATAACCACTTTGTAATGTCAACATAAGACCTAAAATGACATGAAAATATGATCTGTTGGAgattttagtgagtaatcaacttggtgaaatttaaagtaaatattcGTGTCTGTGATCATTATctagctttgatgactgatgatgtttaaaaagtttaaagttaataattgaaaaaaataaatgaacataAATTCACGaataaaatagtttaaattgttactgccttagGTTATTACTCTGGAATAAAtgtgaaatgtttaaaaacactaacttgataagATTAATGCTTGGCTTTATTAAATagaatattaattacatttttaaataaaaatataacatagatttttttcttctttttctgatagtgtaagtactgtttatttaaccaagaaaatgtgacttggacatgaatttacatttaattaaaataagctAAAGGCACCTATGGTCTGTGTAGCATTTCACTACATAGATCATAGTCATGTTTAATcatgattttgttaattttattccCCTCTGACCTTTCCACAAATCAGGTATCAGAATGAGGCGGCGATACGGCAGTGTGTGAAGGCTGACATTGATAACCTGCGTTGCATACTTAATAAAACATGCCAAGCAAAAACCGACCTGGAGGCACAGAACTGCACTCTGCAAGAGGACCTTGTGTATTTGAAGAAAACTCACCAGGAGGTGTGTagcaaaatcattttttatgttttgaatgaAGATAAATAAAGCCAATCATTTCTTATGCCATAACAATATGTGTTTATAGGTTGTGGCAGCACTACTGTGCCAGTTGACAGACTCAAAAGTGTGTGTGGAAGTGGATGCTGCTCCTCAGCAAGACCTGAAAAAGGTTTTGGACGAAATCCGTTGTCATTACGAGACCATCATAGACCAACACTGCAGAGAACAGGAGTGCTGGTTCCAGGAGAAGGTGAGACTTCTGTCTCTTTCATTCACATTACAGCTTGGAGTGGTATTAATACTGTGACTCATGAGTTAAATGCCTCTCATGACATGTGTTTTTGTGACTCTCTTTAAGATGGCTGACCTGTGTAAAGATGCTGCCACCAAAACAGAGTGCTTAGAAACCTCTAGGTCACAGATCTCAGATTTGCGGCGTACCTTGCAGTGCCTGGAGATCGAGCTACAGTCTCAAATCAGCATGGTGAGATACAGGAAACACAGGATgtgacagacagaataaaaatagctcaaaatattttgtcatatatgtgtgtgttaatCCTTGACATCCAAAACTAAACTAAGGCAAAGAAAACAGTGGAATTGAATCAGTATCATATCACTCCTAACTTAGGGCAGAAGTTTTTAACCTTGATTTTTATATAAGAGGAATTTTTAGCTCGCTGTTAGCTGAGGAAAACCTAAACCTGATTTTGGGTCATTCTGTTCAGTAACTGTTCTCTTTATCCACACAGAAAGGAGCACTGGAGTGCTCACTGTCAGAAACAGAGGCTAGGTACAGCAATATGCTAGCAGGCTACCAGACGCATATCAACACATATGAGGCAGAGCTTTGTCAGGTGCGCACTGGCATTGAGCAGCAGGGCAGAGACTATGCGGAACTGCTGGACGTCAAGAGCCGTCTGGAGCAAGAGATCGCCACCTACAGGTGCCTCCTGGAAAAGCAGGACATGAAGTAAGTGCCTCTTTTCATTTATAAGAGGGTCACAGATAGTAGGTTTACATATAGGttttatgtatataatttttttaatattcatattttcttttttcatttctaGGTGCTACCCTGCAGGTGGgctgtgtaaacaatgaaggCAATGAAGCGTCCTAGTTAAAGTggagttttaagagttttttttttttttttaccattcacTGCTTTATGTCCATTCCCCAATAAAGTTGGTCCTAATATTTTGGTGTCTGTTTCGCTATTGTTTTTCATGTTTACTTACGTTTTGCTTCCATCACAATGGGAGAGGAAACAGGTCTACACAGTTTTTCCCATAGATTTCCATTCATTCACtgcattttctatttattttaagtGTAAGCAGTTTCATGTGTTGAAAGCTGGCAAATTTACAGAAATATGAATACGTACTAAAATGGACAGGATGTACTAACAACTGAAATTTTACTATACATTCATACATTTTACCATACAAGTGTCGCACAAACTGTGAATTGACATAAACCGTTTAATAAGTAGTCTAGCTATATTGCTTTTACTCATGCATGCCTTACACCTGGTTCTCAAATGTTTTCAGGCGGCACATCACCATCtttaactgaataaataagctgtccattgatgtatggtttttttaggataagacaatatttggctgagatacacctatttgaaaatctagaatcgaAAGGTGCTGGGAAATACTgggaaaattgtccaaatgaagcaatgcatatgactaatcaaaaaataagttttgatatatttagctaagaaatttaccaaatatattcatagaacatgatctttacttaatatcctaattgtggtttggcataaaagaaaaatcgatcattttgacccatacaatgtatatttatgtgctacttaagactgggacAATTTGTTAAGGACACTCTTCTTCTCTTCACCATATCTATTGTAAACATCCAGCATAGGCAGAGGCATAACCATAATTGCTGATTACTGAAGTCTGATATTCTTGTAAAGCATTTTCAAGTCAGCAGTAAACAGacaatttatgtaatttataaacaaagatttttaagaattatttttcttacaaagcAATGCAGAGAAACCCAACAGTAGAGAAAAGTGCATATAATTCAATACAATGCCAGAACATAATACACT
Protein-coding sequences here:
- the LOC141293538 gene encoding keratin, type I cytoskeletal 19-like — protein: MSGIQTGSESCSFSFPETSATCTKPSSFSFPETCSETCTKPSSFSFPKTCSETCTKPSSFSLPKTCSETCTKPSSFSFPESCPKTCLKTSSDTCLISYPETCSKPSSFTCPETCSKPSSFTCPETCSKPSSFTSPETCSKPSSFTCPETCSKPSSFTCPETCSKPSSFTCPETCSKPCSLSSPKSSLCSISTTSKFIIGPRRCGSVTPKAYSISGTGNKTRISTCSYRANNCSPCPPLRIDGGHCGRFGARIMAGGCYGKDYDYFQKSEKATMQDLNDRLASYLDKVHYLEAANATLEKQIREYYENKGLICQRDYSCYFKTIECLQEKMKDATVTNGKILLQIDNSKLAADDFKIKYQNEAAIRQCVKADIDNLRCILNKTCQAKTDLEAQNCTLQEDLVYLKKTHQEVVAALLCQLTDSKVCVEVDAAPQQDLKKVLDEIRCHYETIIDQHCREQECWFQEKMADLCKDAATKTECLETSRSQISDLRRTLQCLEIELQSQISMKGALECSLSETEARYSNMLAGYQTHINTYEAELCQVRTGIEQQGRDYAELLDVKSRLEQEIATYRCLLEKQDMK